From Diaminobutyricibacter sp. McL0608, one genomic window encodes:
- a CDS encoding T6SS phospholipase effector Tle1-like catalytic domain-containing protein, whose protein sequence is MGKNLVICLDGTGAQPRATGDSNVIKIFSMLDLSDPDKQIAYYDPGVGTFSSAASWGALARGLSRVGGLAFGNGLRQNLGEAYTWLMQQWSPGDRIFLFGFSRGAYTARALSGMLRTIGLLYPGSENLVPYAVAEFARKRGDDKDHWADIDEFTANFSRKVTGQRTTVPVAYLGAFDTVKAAGILKWDIKWPYTRKLVNDARVRHAVSIDEKRRPFREYLVTPTDDSQLEEVWFAGVHTDVGGTFPDDGRLSAVSLKWIVEGAVEEGMLVEPPAYAKSCTVSADNVKGIIHKNPWIYKIFIDRTRPIPSDAVLHSSVRARIEGAAGYVPRITPTIQWADPTWETLNPLPGQVAPAPTTPASPTTPAAPAPASAPVAPTAP, encoded by the coding sequence ATGGGCAAGAACCTGGTGATCTGTCTTGACGGAACAGGCGCCCAGCCGCGCGCGACCGGGGATTCGAACGTCATCAAGATCTTCTCGATGCTCGACCTGAGCGATCCGGACAAGCAGATCGCCTATTACGATCCCGGTGTCGGAACGTTCTCGTCGGCCGCATCCTGGGGCGCGCTGGCCCGCGGGCTGTCCCGGGTCGGCGGTCTCGCGTTCGGCAACGGCCTGCGCCAGAACCTGGGCGAGGCGTACACCTGGCTCATGCAGCAGTGGAGCCCCGGTGACCGCATCTTCCTGTTCGGCTTCAGCCGTGGCGCATACACCGCCCGCGCGCTGTCGGGCATGCTGCGGACCATCGGCCTGCTTTACCCCGGGTCGGAGAATCTCGTGCCGTATGCCGTCGCCGAGTTCGCCCGCAAGCGAGGCGACGACAAAGACCACTGGGCCGACATCGACGAGTTCACGGCCAATTTTTCCCGCAAAGTCACCGGGCAGCGCACGACTGTCCCAGTCGCTTACCTCGGTGCGTTCGACACGGTGAAAGCGGCAGGCATCCTGAAGTGGGACATCAAGTGGCCGTACACGCGCAAGCTCGTTAACGACGCGCGGGTGCGGCACGCGGTGTCGATCGACGAGAAGCGCCGCCCGTTCCGCGAATACCTCGTGACGCCGACCGACGACTCGCAGCTCGAAGAGGTCTGGTTCGCCGGCGTGCACACGGATGTGGGGGGTACCTTCCCCGACGACGGCCGCCTGTCGGCGGTGTCGCTGAAGTGGATCGTGGAGGGCGCGGTCGAAGAAGGGATGCTCGTGGAGCCGCCCGCGTACGCGAAGTCGTGCACGGTCAGCGCCGACAACGTCAAGGGGATCATTCACAAGAACCCGTGGATCTACAAGATCTTCATCGACCGCACGCGTCCCATCCCGTCGGATGCGGTGCTCCATTCGAGCGTGCGCGCCCGCATCGAGGGGGCGGCGGGTTACGTGCCGCGCATCACCCCGACCATCCAGTGGGCCGATCCCACCTGGGAGACTCTCAACCCGCTGCCCGGCCAGGTCGCGCCCGCACCGACGACACCGGCCTCACCGACGACACCGGCCGCGCCGGCCCCAGCATCCGCGCCTGTCGCCCCTACGGCACCGTGA